TTTTCTGTAAATCGTTTTGCTTTCATATAGCTAATTTAAAATTAAAATTCAATACGAAACGCCTCGCTGGCGCTTCGGCTAAACTCTAATCTCAAATGGCCGACTTTCAGGTAAGCTTACAGAGGATATGTTTTTGTATCCACAGATGAAAATGTTTTTCGCACAAACAACCAGGGCATTGACTGGGAGCCGGCAGGAACTGAGCTCAAAGGCAAATATGTTAAAACTATCATAGAATGCAACAATATGCTTTTTGCGGGAACGTATTTGCGTGGTATATACCGCTCCATTGATGACGGTGACACGTGGACTGCAATAAACAACGGAATACCTGCAAAATACATCTACTGGCTGGAAACTGACGGAGCTTATCTTTATGCAGGTACTTATCTGAACGGCATTTACAGGTCAACGGACATGGGCGATACATGGACCCCTGCCAATAACGGATTTACTCAGACGAGTGTTGGATCAATCATACATTTTGATGGTAAATTATTTGCTTCATCAATTTATGCAGGAGTTTATGTTTCGGCTGACAGCGGAACTACCTGGTCTCAAATGGCAACAAATATTCCAATGGTAAAAGGATTTACACACATGAACGGAGTGTTGTATGCCGGTGCTTTTGGTGGAGGTGTATATAAATCTACTAACTCTGGCCAAACCTGGACAACTATAAATACCGGATTGAATGAAACAGACATATGGGCTATAGGTAATGACGGCTCTGTGCTTTATGCTGGAGTAAGCAACGGAAATATTTATAAAAGCACCAACGAGGGAGTTAACTGGACTTTAAGCAACAGCAGCACCGTTTTTAAAGCAAACATTGGAAGTCTTGCATGTAGTGGCTCAGTACTCATTGCAGGAACGCACGGGGCAGGACTTTATACTTCGAACAACAACGGCGTAACCTGGACAAAGTCAAGCACTATAGGAACTGTCGAGATACGTTCTGTAATTGCAAACAGTCCAATAGCATTTGCCGGTACGGATATGCTTGGGGTGTTTAAATCTGTTAATAACGGGATTACATTTCAGGCTTCCAACACAGGACTGACCAGCAGCTGGATTCAGTGTTTTACATTCTGCAACGGAAAAATATTTGCAGGTAGTGGCGAAGAGGGTATTTTTGTTTCAGCAAACAATGGAAGCAACTGGAATCCCGTCAACACAGGACTTGGTTGCATGAACATAACTGCCCTTGCTTCAGATGGAACTTATCTCTTTGCCGGAACTTCAGATTCAGGGATATATTGCAGCAGCAATTTCGGGTCCTCATGGTATCAGGTGAATAATGGGTTAGCTGACAACCGGATTACTGCTCTTCAATATTTTAATGGACATGTTCTTGCAGGCACCAGTTCAGAGGGTGTATTTAAATCTTCAGACAACGGAAATACATGGATTTCTGCTTCTGACGGAATGCCTGCGCAAACTGAAATACGTACACTTCATGCTTGCAATGACACTTTGCTGGCTGGAACAGATTTAGGAGAAATATATTTCAGTTCTGATTATGGGGAAAGTTGGTTACCTGTCAACGATGGACTTTATGGCTCACCCGTACTTTCTATTAGTAGTTACGATGAAAATTTATATACAGGTATAAATGGAACAGGGCTGTGGAAACGCCCCTGTGTTGAAATAACAGGTTTGGAAAACCA
The genomic region above belongs to Bacteroidales bacterium and contains:
- a CDS encoding T9SS type A sorting domain-containing protein — its product is MLFAGTYLRGIYRSIDDGDTWTAINNGIPAKYIYWLETDGAYLYAGTYLNGIYRSTDMGDTWTPANNGFTQTSVGSIIHFDGKLFASSIYAGVYVSADSGTTWSQMATNIPMVKGFTHMNGVLYAGAFGGGVYKSTNSGQTWTTINTGLNETDIWAIGNDGSVLYAGVSNGNIYKSTNEGVNWTLSNSSTVFKANIGSLACSGSVLIAGTHGAGLYTSNNNGVTWTKSSTIGTVEIRSVIANSPIAFAGTDMLGVFKSVNNGITFQASNTGLTSSWIQCFTFCNGKIFAGSGEEGIFVSANNGSNWNPVNTGLGCMNITALASDGTYLFAGTSDSGIYCSSNFGSSWYQVNNGLADNRITALQYFNGHVLAGTSSEGVFKSSDNGNTWISASDGMPAQTEIRTLHACNDTLLAGTDLGEIYFSSDYGESWLPVNDGLYGSPVLSISSYDENLYTGINGTGLWKRPCVEITGLENQAAPSYVSVFPNPATNSIRIESPVIISKVHIVNTKGQIVKKMIVNDYHLEMNIKNLISGLYTLQIYSSSELLTQRIIILN